Proteins from one Triticum aestivum cultivar Chinese Spring chromosome 7A, IWGSC CS RefSeq v2.1, whole genome shotgun sequence genomic window:
- the LOC123151535 gene encoding F-box protein At1g30790 — protein sequence MADGSRDISRRRNPADKLTEDLVVEILSRVPYKSLCRFKCVSKRWRGIISHPDHRKALPQHHLHDLAGFLYSSRGPGPDYLSIHNFNHVSPGGRPPIRPTLPFLPDCELFDLLDSCNGLLLCRRFETAYSRAFDYVVCNPATEKWVALPGFFSKMQAARLGFDRAVSSHFHVFQFVEDGAADANADTDDDDDGDSFGHVRAVDIYSSKTGAWTHKDSGWDFLPRIVSDSRSVFVNGFLHLLAIESTVVAMDVEGTTWRAIPMPDDEDAPIIDVDVGFIDLSRGRLYLANSDQHDFDKLSIWVLEDYGGEAWVLEHSVRYVNLFGVKNVRLGDEYHIVALHPQ from the coding sequence ATGGCAGACGGCTCCAGGGACATTAGCAGGCGGCGGAATCCAGCGGACAAGCTCACCGAAGACCTCGTCGTCGAGATCCTGTCGCGCGTGCCGTACAAGTCGCTGTGCCGGTTCAAGTGCGTCTCCAAGCGGTGGCGCGGCATCATCTCCCACCCCGACCACCGCAAGGCGCTGCCGCAGCACCATCTCCATGACCTCGCCGGATTCCTCTACTCGAGCCGCGGCCCCGGCCCTGACTATTTATCAATTCACAATTTCAACCATGTCTCGCCGGGAGGCCGCCCTCCTATCCGCCCTACACTCCCCTTCCTGCCTGACTGCGAGCTATTCGACCTTCTGGATAGCTGCAACGGCCTGCTCCTCTGCCGCCGCTTCGAGACCGCTTATTCGCGGGCATTCGACTACGTGGTGTGCAATCCTGCCACGGAGAAATGGGTTGCTTTGCCCGGCTTCTTCAGCAAGATGCAGGCAGCTCGCTTGGGGTTCGACCGGGCCGTGTCCTCGCACTTCCATGTGTTCCAGTTCGTGGAGGATGGGGCTGCAGATGCAAATGCCGATacagacgacgatgatgatggcgaTAGTTTTGGGCACGTCAGAGCGGTTGACATCTACTCGTCCAAAACCGGGGCCTGGACTCACAAGGACAGCGGTTGGGACTTCCTACCTAGGATAGTGAGTGATTCTAGAAGTGTCTTTGTCAATGGTTTTCTGCATTTGCTCGCCATCGAGTCTACGGTGGTGGCAATGGATGTGGAGGGAACTACTTGGAGGGCTATTCCTATGCCGGACGATGAGGATGCCCCCATAATAGATGTTGATGTCGGGTTCATTGACCTGTCTCGAGGGCGTTTGTATCTGGCAAATAGTGATCAGCATGATTTTGATAAACTGTCGATCTGGGTTCTCGAGGACTACGGCGGTGAAGCGTGGGTCTTGGAGCACAGTGTCAGGTATGTGAATCTATTTGGAGTGAAGAATGTCCGGCTGGGAGACGAGTACCATATTGTCGCCCTCCACCCAcaatga